From one Electrophorus electricus isolate fEleEle1 chromosome 20, fEleEle1.pri, whole genome shotgun sequence genomic stretch:
- the si:ch1073-456m8.1 gene encoding uncharacterized protein si:ch1073-456m8.1 gives MNSGTLEKTDSPKKRILSRGMSEEESLRHIIQEAEQTPKRLNRSDSRHGLRKRGEMRDSQSEEEHAVTNMMELQANYEDCLQELQTLELKQEVVLFQVDCLQDALLGAEEMLAETQREAHEIRMELERERERRRTLEDMVASLTQEVDWLKEEKKSALSNLLKIRAEVNNGDAVGPGGNPAVEIDGNAPERMPVCALSSDTSQQSPGTKDGPAGFSTGRVAYFLQNMKVDPSCSRYTGSIQPQGAPEGTSVDKEVCEPEQRSDVDHLDHVSQQAGLEGGDGQQAQDGDENDESSGYEDARSEFLAASSTPDELLDPNFLDHVRGFDECELKNSSEPRSPKSQDSCVLS, from the exons ATGAATTCGGGTACACTGGAGAAAACCGATTCGCCAAAGAAACGAATCCTCTCGCGGGGCATGAGCGAGGAAGAGTCGCTTCGACACATCATTCAAGAG GCCGAACAGACACCCAAACGCCTGAACCGCAGTGACAGCAGACACGGCTTGCGCAAAAGGGGCGAAATGAGAGATAGCCAG AGTGAAGAGGAGCATGCTGTGACAAATATG ATGGAGCTCCAGGCAAACTATGAAGACTGCTTGCAGGAACTGCAGACTCTTGAGCTCAAACAGGAGGTGGTGTTATTCCAGGTGGACTGTCTCCAGGATGCTCTGCTGGGGGCTGAGGAGATGCTTGCTGAAACACAAAGGGAGGCTCATGAAATCAGGATG gagctggagcgagagagagaacggagGAGAACATTGGAGGACATGGTTGCTTCACTAACACAGGAGGTGGACTGGTTAAAAGAG GAGAAAAAATCAGCTCTATCTAACCTGCTTAAAATCAGGGCAGAAGTGAACAATGGTGATGCTGTTGGACCAGGAGGAAATCCTGCTGTAGAAATAGATGGAAATGCACCCGAAAGAATGCCTGTCTGTGCTCTTAGCTCAGACACAAGCCAGCAGTCACCAGGCACTAAAGATGGACCTGCTGGATTTTCCACTGGAAGAGTAGCTTACTTCTTGCAGAACATGAAAGTAGATCCCAGCTGCTCCAGGTACACTGGTTCCATTCAGCCTCAGGGAGCTCCAGAAGGGACTTCAGTGGACAAGGAGGTCTGTGAACCTGAGCAAAGATCAGACGTGGACCACTTGGATCATGTGTCCCAACAGGCTGGTCTGGAGGGTGGAGATGGCCAGCAAGCTCAGGATGGGGACGAAAATGATGAGAGTAGTGGCTATGAAGATGCCCGATCAGAGTTCCTAGCTGCTTCCTCTACTCCGGATGAGCTTCTGGATCCAAACTTCTTGGATCATGTAAGGGGCTTCGACGAGTGTGAACTGAAGAATAGCAGTGAGCCCAGGAGCCCCAAAAGTCAAGActcctgtgttttgtcttaA